Below is a window of Desmonostoc muscorum LEGE 12446 DNA.
GGGAATATAGTTATAGCAATGAAAGAATACATAACTTAGAGCTAATTGATTACGAATTACGAATCATCATAGAAGCTTATTCTTTAACAATTGTATCAGTTATTTAACAACATCTCTCAAAAGAAATAAGAATTGTATTCCTTTAGTTAGAGTCAAAAATACTGAGTCATAGATACTTTAGGTAAAGTAGAACATGATTTTCAGTGCTGCTGAAAAGTAGATACTCGTACATGCACAGGTAAATAAGGTTTATCTGTGTTGTTTTGTGTTTCTACGTCGCCTTGAAAGTTAACAATGCAAACATCGTCATCCACTGGAGTCGCCATGTCTGAATTGCTGCAAGCAGTGTTAGATAGTGAAGAAAAAAATGATTTGCGTTCCTTCATTAGTGAATTACGCCAACAAGAAAACAAGTACTTGCTGCGAAACGACATACTCAATGTATATGCAGAATATTGCTCCAAGTACCAGAAACCTGAGGCATTTCACACTACTTCTGACTTAGGTAAACTCATTTACTATACTCAGGAAATTATTCAGGAGGACTCAAACTTCTGTTTCATCATCCGTTCTAAAATTGCCAGTCAAGAAGTTTATTGGTTGACATCAGACTTGAGCATTGAGCCGATGACGGTGCAGGATTTACTCGATTTGCGCGATCGCCTGGTGAACAAATTTCATCCCAACGAAGGCGACCTGCTAGAATTAGACTTCGGCCCGTTTTATGACTACTCCCCAGTCATCCGCGACCCGAAAAATATTGGTAAGGGAGTACAATTTCTCAACCGCTATTTATCCAGCCAACTATTTCAAGACTCGAAACAATTGCTGGAAAGCTTGTTGAACTTCTTGCGCCTGCACCAATACAACGGTATCCAACTGCTGATCAACGATCGCATTCAATCCCAGCAGCAACTTTCTGTGCAAGTTAAGAAAGCTATAAGTTTCGTTACCGACCGCCCCGATGATGAACCCTATGAACAATTCCGGTTCCAATTGCAAACAATGGGTTTTGAACCGGGTTGGGGTAACACCGCAGCCCGTGTGCGAGACACCCTAAATATTCTCGATGAATTGATTGATTCTCCCGATCCTCAGACCCTAGAAGCCTTCATTTCTCGCGTTCCGATGATTTTTAGAATCGTCCTCGTGTCTGCACACGGATGGTTCGGTCAAGAGGGCGTTTTGGGGCGTCCCGATACTGGTGGTCAGGTGGTTTACGTCCTTGACCAGGCAAAAAGTCTCGAAAAACAGCTACAAGAAGATGTTTTGCTAGCTGGTTTAGAAGGATTAAACGTCCAGCCAAAAGTGATTATTCTCAGCCGCTTGATTCCTAATAGTGATGGTACCCTTTGTAATCAACGACTGGAAAAAGTTTACGGCACAGAAAATGCCTGGATTTTGCGAGTAACTCTGCGGGAATTTAATCCTAACATGACTCAAAACTGGATTTCCCGGTTTGAGTTTTGGCCTTATCTCGAAACTTTTGCCGTTGACTCGGAAAGAGAACTGCGGGCAGAATTTCAAGGTAGACCTGACTTAATAGTTGGTAACTATTCCGATGGAAATTTAGTGGCATTTTTGCTGGCGCGGCGCATGAAAGTCACGCAATGTAATATTGCCCATGCTTTGGAAAAATCTAAATACTTGTTTAGTAACCTTTACTGGCAAGATTTAGAAGATAAATATCATTTTTCCTTGCAATTTACAGCTGACTTAATTGCGATGAATGCTGCCAATTTTGTGGTCAGCAGCACTTACCAAGAAATTGTCGGCACACCGGATAGTGTGGGACAGTACGAATCTTATAAATGCTTCACCATGCCGGAGTTGTATCATGTAACCAATGGCATTGAATTATTCAGTCCCAAGTTTAATGTTGTACCGCCTGGAGTCAACGAAAATTACTATTTTCCCTACACCCGGACTCAAGACCGAGTAGAAAGCGATCGCCAGCGCCTTGCAGAAACACTCTTTACCTTAGAAGACCCCAGCCAAATCTTTGGGAAACTAGACGATCCTAACAAGCGTCCTCTATTTTCAATGGCGCGTCTTGACCGCATCAAAAACCTCACAGGTTTAGCCGAATGCTTTGGTCAAAGTAAAGAATTGCAGGAGCATTGCAACTTAATTTTGGTAGCGGGTAAGTTGCGTGTAGAAGAATCCGGCGACAATGAAGAACGTGATGAAATTATCAAACTTTATCACATCATTGACGAATACAATCTCCACGGAAAGATTCGGTGGTTGGGTGTGCGCCTGTCTAAAACTGATTCTGGTGAAATTTATCGAGTAATTGCCGATCACCAGGGAATTTTTGTGCAACCAGCTTTATTTGAAGCTTTTGGTTTAACAATTTTAGAGGCGATGGTTTCAGGATTACCAACTTTTGCTACACAGTTTGGTGGACCACTGGAAATTATTCAGAATAAAGTTAACGGCTTTTACATTAACCCAACAAATTTAGAAGAGACAGCCACAAAAATTGTGGATTTTGTCACTAAATGCGAACAAAGTTCTCACTATTGGGATGAAATTTCCCAGCGAGCAATTGACCGAGTTTACACTACCTATACTTGGAAAATTCACACTACCAAGCTGTTATCTTTAGCACGCATTTATGGCTTTTGGAACTTTACTTCAAAGGAAAATAGAGAAGATTTATTGCGCTATCTGGAGGCTTTATTCTATTTAATTTACAAGCCAAGAGCGCAACAGTTATTAGAGCAGCATAAGTATCGTTAGTCATTTGTCATTGCCGTAGGGTAGCAAGTGGCCTCGATTTAGGGGGATCTAAAACGTTTTGCTACCCACAAGAGGGCTTTTAAAACATCCTCTAATACCAATTCTGTATGAAGATGCGCCAAACTATATGAGCAACGAACCGCAAAGGACGCAAAGGGCACAAAGAAAGAAGAAGCCAAGAAAATTTGGCGCAGCCTCACAAAGAAATGGTACAAGGACAAATGACTAAATTGTTAACGCCCGCCAAGTTCGTTTACCAACGATTCCATCCACTGCTAAGTTGCGCTGGTTTTGAAATGCTTTGACAGCAGTCTCCGTCAGCGCTCCAAAGATTCCATCGACTCTAACGGTATAACCGTTAGATACTAACAACCGTTGTAAAGCTCTAACAGCAACACCAGAGCTACCGAAATAGAGAGTCGGT
It encodes the following:
- a CDS encoding sucrose synthase; amino-acid sequence: MSELLQAVLDSEEKNDLRSFISELRQQENKYLLRNDILNVYAEYCSKYQKPEAFHTTSDLGKLIYYTQEIIQEDSNFCFIIRSKIASQEVYWLTSDLSIEPMTVQDLLDLRDRLVNKFHPNEGDLLELDFGPFYDYSPVIRDPKNIGKGVQFLNRYLSSQLFQDSKQLLESLLNFLRLHQYNGIQLLINDRIQSQQQLSVQVKKAISFVTDRPDDEPYEQFRFQLQTMGFEPGWGNTAARVRDTLNILDELIDSPDPQTLEAFISRVPMIFRIVLVSAHGWFGQEGVLGRPDTGGQVVYVLDQAKSLEKQLQEDVLLAGLEGLNVQPKVIILSRLIPNSDGTLCNQRLEKVYGTENAWILRVTLREFNPNMTQNWISRFEFWPYLETFAVDSERELRAEFQGRPDLIVGNYSDGNLVAFLLARRMKVTQCNIAHALEKSKYLFSNLYWQDLEDKYHFSLQFTADLIAMNAANFVVSSTYQEIVGTPDSVGQYESYKCFTMPELYHVTNGIELFSPKFNVVPPGVNENYYFPYTRTQDRVESDRQRLAETLFTLEDPSQIFGKLDDPNKRPLFSMARLDRIKNLTGLAECFGQSKELQEHCNLILVAGKLRVEESGDNEERDEIIKLYHIIDEYNLHGKIRWLGVRLSKTDSGEIYRVIADHQGIFVQPALFEAFGLTILEAMVSGLPTFATQFGGPLEIIQNKVNGFYINPTNLEETATKIVDFVTKCEQSSHYWDEISQRAIDRVYTTYTWKIHTTKLLSLARIYGFWNFTSKENREDLLRYLEALFYLIYKPRAQQLLEQHKYR